Below is a genomic region from Streptomyces ferrugineus.
GATGCCGTACGGATCGCGGCTCGCCGCGACGATGACACGGCGCATCGGACGTGAATGCGTCTACACGCCCTCGGCCCGACTGGCCCTGTATCTGGCGCTGCGGCGCTGGTGCCGGCCGGGTGCGCGGGTGCTGATGTCCCCGGTGAACGACGACGTGATCCTCTTCGTCGTCCTCGCCGCCGGACTGCGCCCGGTCCAGGCCCCGGTGTCCCGGTGGGACGGCAACATCGACCCGGCCGCCGTACCGGCGTCCACCTGGCGCGCTGTGGACGCCGTTTTGACCACCAACCTGTACGGGCTGCCCGACCGGGTCGTCGAACTGCGCCGCCGCTGCGCCGTGCTGGGCATCCCCCTGATCGAGGACGCGGCACACGCCATCGGCACGCATGTGGACGGGCAGCCGATCGGGACGTTCGGGAAGGCCGCGGCGTTCAGCCTCTCCAAGCATGTCGCGGGGATGGCGGGCGGCTTCCTCGCCGTCGACGACGCACGCACCCGACGCGAGCTGGAGCTCCTGCGCGACGACCTGCTCACCCCACGCCGCCTGCGCGACGACCTGGCCACGACACTGCGCCCACTGGCCCGGTCCACGATCCGCACGCTCCACCTGGCGCGCCCCGCCTGGCGCACCATGCGGCGCCTCGGCCTGCTGGAGCGCGACGGCTTCCGGATGGCCCTGCACGCACCCCGCCTGGCCGGCAGCGCGCGCGACGCGCCCAGCCTCGCGGCGTACGAGCCCTGGGTCCGCGTCGACCTGCACGGCTTCCGCTCCCGCCACGGGGCCCTGGTGCGCGGCCCGCTGGAACTGCGGATGGCGCTGCTCGACGGCGACCTCGCCCGGCGCCGGGCCGGGGTGTCGCTGCTGTCCGGCACCGCCTGGGCCACCCCGGCACTGCACGACCGGGTGACACACGACGGCCCGCCCGCCCTCTTCCGCGTCCCCCTCCTGGTCCACGACCGCGACAGCGTGGCGGAACACCTGGTCGACCACGGAGTGATCACCGGCTACATCTACGACCCGCCGCTCGACGACTACGCGGGCGCCGAGTTCGTCGAACCGTCCCCCGACCCCGCGGCCGCCCGCTGGTTCGCCGCGCACACCCTGCCGGTCGACCCCCATCTGGCCCGCAGGATCATGGACGCCCTCACCAAGGAACACGTGACCCCGGCCCACCCGCCGATGCCGGTCGCCGACGTACGCCCCGGGGCCGGCCGGGTCACGGGGGAGACCTCGTAGTTCGTCCGGTCGGCATGGTTCGTCCGGTCGGCCTTCCGTGCCTACCCTGGAGGTGTGGCTCGGTCCAACGACGAGGTCGCCGCGCTGTTCCAGGAGTACGCGGATCTGATCTCGATCACCGGAGGAGACGCGTTCCGGACGCGCACCTACGAGAAGGCCGCCCGCTCGATCGGCGGCTACCACGCCGACGTGTCCACGCTCGACGTCAAGGGGCTCCAGGAGATCCCCAATGTCGGCAAGTCGACCGCCGAGAAGATCGTCGAGTACTTCAAGAGCGGCAAGGTGTCCGCCGTGGAGGAACTGCGGGCGAAGATCCCCGCCGGGGTCCGGCAGCTCACGGCCATCCCCACGCTCGGCCCGAAGAAGGCACTCGTCCTCTACGAGGAACTGGGCATCTCCACCACCGAGGAACTCGCCGACGCCATCCACGAGGAGCGGCTGCGCGACCTCAAGGG
It encodes:
- a CDS encoding DegT/DnrJ/EryC1/StrS family aminotransferase codes for the protein MPYGSRLAATMTRRIGRECVYTPSARLALYLALRRWCRPGARVLMSPVNDDVILFVVLAAGLRPVQAPVSRWDGNIDPAAVPASTWRAVDAVLTTNLYGLPDRVVELRRRCAVLGIPLIEDAAHAIGTHVDGQPIGTFGKAAAFSLSKHVAGMAGGFLAVDDARTRRELELLRDDLLTPRRLRDDLATTLRPLARSTIRTLHLARPAWRTMRRLGLLERDGFRMALHAPRLAGSARDAPSLAAYEPWVRVDLHGFRSRHGALVRGPLELRMALLDGDLARRRAGVSLLSGTAWATPALHDRVTHDGPPALFRVPLLVHDRDSVAEHLVDHGVITGYIYDPPLDDYAGAEFVEPSPDPAAARWFAAHTLPVDPHLARRIMDALTKEHVTPAHPPMPVADVRPGAGRVTGETS